In Anaerobacillus isosaccharinicus, one genomic interval encodes:
- a CDS encoding acyl-CoA dehydrogenase — protein sequence MNFLLTEEQEMIRKMVRDFAKNEVAPTAAERDEEERFDRGIFDMMGELGLTGIPWPEEYGGIGGDYLSYAIAVEELSRVCASVGVTLSAHTSLAGWPVYKFGTEEQKQKFLRPMAEGKKLGAYGLTESGAGSDVSAMKTIARKDGDDYIIDGSKIFITNGGDAEIYVVFAVTQPELKHKGVSAFIVEKGTPGFSFGKKEKKLGIRSSPTLEIIFDNCRVPKENLLGKEGEGFKIAMMTLDGGRNGIAAQAVGIAQGALDAAVGYAKERKQFGKPIAAQQGLAFKIADMATKIEASRLLTYQAAWRESENLPYGKESAMSKLFAGDTAMEVAIEAVQVFGGYGYTKDYPVERYMRDAKITQIYEGTNEIQRLVISKMLLAD from the coding sequence GATTTTGCAAAAAATGAAGTTGCACCAACAGCTGCTGAACGTGACGAAGAAGAGCGCTTTGACCGTGGTATTTTCGATATGATGGGCGAACTAGGCTTAACGGGGATTCCTTGGCCAGAAGAGTACGGTGGAATTGGTGGCGACTATTTATCTTATGCAATTGCGGTAGAAGAACTTTCTCGCGTATGTGCTTCAGTAGGCGTTACGCTGTCAGCACATACATCGTTGGCTGGCTGGCCTGTTTATAAATTCGGTACAGAAGAGCAAAAACAAAAGTTTTTACGACCAATGGCAGAAGGAAAAAAACTAGGGGCATATGGCTTAACAGAGTCTGGTGCAGGATCTGACGTTTCCGCCATGAAAACAATAGCCAGAAAAGATGGCGATGACTATATTATAGATGGTTCAAAAATCTTTATTACAAACGGTGGCGACGCTGAAATTTATGTCGTATTTGCAGTGACACAACCAGAATTAAAACATAAAGGCGTAAGTGCATTTATCGTTGAAAAAGGCACACCAGGATTTTCTTTCGGTAAAAAAGAAAAGAAATTAGGAATTCGTTCATCGCCAACATTAGAAATTATCTTTGATAACTGCCGTGTCCCAAAAGAAAATCTTCTCGGAAAAGAAGGAGAAGGCTTTAAAATTGCGATGATGACGTTAGATGGTGGACGTAACGGAATAGCGGCACAAGCTGTTGGAATCGCTCAAGGGGCTCTTGATGCAGCCGTTGGATATGCTAAAGAGAGAAAACAGTTTGGTAAGCCAATTGCAGCACAACAAGGATTGGCGTTTAAAATTGCCGATATGGCAACAAAAATTGAAGCATCAAGATTATTAACGTATCAAGCAGCATGGCGCGAAAGCGAAAACCTGCCATACGGAAAAGAATCAGCAATGTCAAAATTATTTGCTGGTGACACAGCCATGGAAGTAGCAATTGAAGCAGTTCAAGTATTCGGTGGCTATGGATATACAAAAGATTATCCAGTTGAACGATACATGAGAGATGCAAAAATTACACAAATCTACGAAGGAACAAATGAAATTCAAAGACTCGTTATTTCCAAAATGCTTCTAGCAGACTAA
- a CDS encoding TetR/AcrR family transcriptional regulator, translating into MKKKKVPSMVKDQQLVKKRREQMIKAAVTLFKEKGFHRTTTREVAKESGFSIGTLYEYIGSKEDILYLVCDAIYDEVSEKLKKRLTHDAEGIESLKSAIAALFKVIDDLQDEVLVMYQESKSLPKEALAYVLQKEMDMTEMIEQVIQECASQGHLQLTDQEIKLAAHNILVQSHMWTFRRWAIQKNYTLDEYIQLQTKLILEGLLKKPM; encoded by the coding sequence TTGAAAAAGAAGAAAGTGCCTTCAATGGTCAAGGATCAGCAGTTAGTTAAAAAGAGAAGAGAACAAATGATAAAGGCGGCAGTAACCCTTTTTAAAGAAAAAGGTTTCCATAGAACAACGACGAGAGAAGTAGCAAAAGAATCTGGTTTTAGTATTGGAACTCTTTATGAGTACATTGGCTCTAAAGAAGATATTCTTTATCTAGTATGCGACGCAATTTATGACGAAGTTAGTGAAAAATTAAAAAAACGCCTTACGCATGATGCCGAGGGGATCGAAAGCTTAAAATCAGCAATAGCAGCTCTTTTTAAAGTAATCGATGACTTACAAGATGAAGTGTTAGTTATGTACCAAGAATCTAAGTCGCTTCCAAAAGAAGCGTTAGCATACGTTTTACAGAAAGAAATGGATATGACTGAAATGATCGAACAAGTCATTCAAGAGTGCGCTAGCCAAGGTCATCTACAATTAACAGACCAAGAAATAAAACTAGCAGCACACAACATCCTCGTCCAATCCCATATGTGGACCTTTAGACGCTGGGCAATTCAAAAAAACTACACCCTAGACGAATACATTCAATTACAAACAAAATTGATTTTAGAAGGACTCTTAAAAAAACCAATGTAG